A window of Clavibacter michiganensis contains these coding sequences:
- a CDS encoding GIY-YIG nuclease family protein — MPAHDVRDFRESLERFISARDYHGRRWLDARWGVYAFYDYDGEPIYVGQTNERLRTRIRRHLTNQRTDAVAMRILDVFEVAAVEVWPIWDLETIPGSNSEAKVRLNSYEYSAYLSAIEKSRFNAILNEKIPPVSPRVDMPESLRWELIDARTRAERGHPDIRLARRAETISRLAAVARERGEVTEGLRRVIVVQAVRLAYIAATRLAEAEGRVAPRADAIDIAALVGNVLFESSSQAAGDASEEEAD; from the coding sequence TTGCCAGCTCACGATGTCCGCGACTTTCGCGAATCACTTGAGCGGTTCATCAGTGCGCGAGATTACCACGGGCGACGGTGGCTCGATGCGCGTTGGGGGGTCTACGCTTTCTACGATTACGATGGCGAGCCGATCTATGTCGGTCAGACCAACGAACGCCTGCGGACTCGCATCCGGCGGCACCTGACGAATCAGCGGACCGATGCCGTGGCCATGCGAATACTCGATGTGTTTGAAGTCGCTGCGGTGGAGGTGTGGCCGATCTGGGATCTCGAGACCATTCCCGGCAGCAATTCAGAGGCAAAGGTTCGATTGAACTCCTACGAGTACTCGGCGTACCTCAGCGCCATCGAGAAGTCCAGATTCAACGCGATTCTTAATGAGAAAATACCACCGGTATCCCCACGAGTGGACATGCCCGAGTCTCTCCGGTGGGAACTTATCGACGCACGGACGCGAGCCGAGCGGGGGCACCCAGACATTCGACTTGCGCGTCGGGCTGAGACTATCTCGCGCCTTGCAGCCGTCGCGCGCGAGCGAGGGGAGGTCACCGAAGGCCTGCGCCGTGTCATCGTCGTCCAGGCGGTCCGGCTCGCTTACATCGCGGCGACGAGGCTCGCCGAAGCCGAAGGGAGAGTCGCTCCTCGCGCCGATGCCATCGACATCGCCGCCCTCGTCGGAAATGTGCTGTTCGAGTCGAGTAGTCAAGCGGCTGGCGATGCGAGCGAAGAAGAAGCCGATTGA
- a CDS encoding 1,4-dihydroxy-2-naphthoyl-CoA synthase, producing the protein MVKQVSDIHDPTRWRDVPLAEGFTDITYHHDLTGRIARIAFDRPEVRNAFRPRTVDELYQALDDARQDPRIGVVLLTGNGPSPKDGGWAFCSGGDQRIRGRDGYKYAEGETAEGVDPARAGRLHILEVQRLIRFMPKVVIAVVPGWAAGGGHSLHVVCDLTIASAEHGRFKQTDADVGSFDGGYGSAYFARQVGQKAAREVFFLAEEHSAQRMYEMGAVNRVVPHAELEATALGWAETILGKSPTAIRMLKFAFNAVDDGMVGQQVFAGEATRLAYGTDEAVEGRDSFLEKRAPDWSPFPWQF; encoded by the coding sequence ATGGTGAAGCAGGTCTCCGACATCCACGATCCCACCCGCTGGCGCGACGTCCCCCTCGCGGAGGGCTTCACCGACATCACGTACCACCACGACCTCACGGGCCGCATCGCGCGCATCGCGTTCGACCGGCCGGAGGTGCGCAACGCCTTCCGCCCGCGCACGGTCGACGAGCTGTACCAGGCGCTCGACGACGCCCGGCAGGATCCGCGCATCGGCGTCGTGCTCCTCACCGGCAACGGCCCGAGCCCGAAGGACGGCGGCTGGGCGTTCTGCAGCGGCGGCGACCAGCGGATCCGCGGGCGAGACGGCTACAAGTACGCCGAGGGCGAGACGGCCGAGGGCGTCGACCCGGCGCGTGCCGGCCGTCTCCACATCCTCGAGGTGCAGCGCCTCATCCGCTTCATGCCCAAGGTCGTCATCGCGGTCGTCCCCGGTTGGGCGGCCGGCGGCGGGCACTCGCTGCACGTCGTGTGCGACCTCACGATCGCGTCGGCCGAGCACGGGCGCTTCAAGCAGACCGACGCGGACGTCGGCTCGTTCGACGGCGGGTACGGATCCGCGTACTTCGCCCGCCAGGTCGGCCAGAAGGCCGCGCGCGAGGTGTTCTTCCTCGCCGAGGAGCACAGCGCCCAGCGCATGTACGAGATGGGCGCCGTGAACCGCGTCGTGCCGCACGCCGAGCTCGAGGCGACGGCGCTCGGATGGGCCGAGACGATCCTCGGGAAGTCGCCCACCGCGATCCGCATGCTCAAGTTCGCCTTCAACGCGGTGGACGACGGCATGGTCGGCCAGCAGGTGTTCGCGGGCGAGGCCACGCGCCTCGCCTACGGGACCGACGAGGCCGTCGAGGGCCGCGACTCCTTCCTCGAGAAGCGGGCGCCCGACTGGTCGCCGTTCCCGTGGCAGTTCTGA
- a CDS encoding AMP-binding protein, with protein sequence MRRLERLTASGADVVPLLRAALAGDGPALLARPVDAPVAAGDPPPPAEVERRVALVVETSGTTSRPKRVALSSDALLASAAASQAALGAPGQWILALPTHYIAGLQVLVRSIAAGTTPAVLAPGSFDPRAFAELAASMDARVARYTSLVPTQLHRLVEAAEDVATGDDARRIRDAVRRVEAILVGGQATPPHLVDRAAALGWRVVRTYGSSETAGGCVYDGVPVATAEVAVVDGQVELAGPMLAEGYLGDPRATDAAFGEHDGRRWYRTGDGGELVDGVLRITGRLDDVVISGGEKLRLAAVEEAVRSLGAWEARLAEAVAVPGEHAGWGQRPVVFVPGPVDPELAERVRRELAARLGRVAGSAVVRGIDAMPTLPSGKPDRRALKALADADPRG encoded by the coding sequence GTGAGGCGCCTCGAACGGCTGACCGCGTCCGGCGCCGACGTGGTGCCGCTCCTCCGCGCGGCGCTCGCGGGCGACGGCCCGGCCCTCCTCGCGCGGCCGGTGGACGCTCCCGTCGCCGCCGGGGATCCGCCGCCGCCCGCCGAGGTCGAGCGCCGCGTGGCGCTCGTGGTCGAGACGAGCGGCACCACCTCCCGGCCCAAGCGCGTCGCGCTGTCGTCGGACGCGCTGCTGGCGAGCGCCGCCGCGTCGCAGGCGGCGCTCGGGGCGCCCGGGCAGTGGATCCTGGCGCTCCCCACCCACTACATCGCCGGACTCCAGGTGCTCGTGCGCTCGATCGCCGCGGGCACGACGCCCGCGGTCCTCGCGCCCGGGAGCTTCGACCCGCGCGCGTTCGCGGAGCTGGCCGCGTCGATGGACGCGCGCGTCGCCCGCTACACCTCGCTCGTGCCGACGCAGCTGCACCGGCTCGTGGAGGCGGCGGAGGACGTCGCAACGGGGGATGACGCCCGCCGCATCCGCGACGCGGTCCGACGCGTCGAGGCGATCCTCGTCGGCGGCCAGGCGACGCCCCCGCACCTGGTCGACCGCGCGGCCGCGCTGGGGTGGCGCGTCGTGCGCACCTACGGATCCAGCGAGACCGCGGGCGGCTGCGTCTACGACGGCGTGCCGGTCGCGACGGCCGAGGTCGCCGTCGTCGACGGCCAGGTGGAGCTCGCCGGCCCGATGCTCGCGGAGGGCTACCTGGGCGACCCGAGAGCGACGGACGCGGCGTTCGGCGAGCACGACGGCCGGCGCTGGTACCGCACGGGCGACGGCGGCGAGCTGGTCGACGGCGTGCTGCGCATCACCGGGCGGCTCGACGACGTCGTGATCTCCGGCGGCGAGAAGCTGCGGCTGGCCGCGGTCGAGGAGGCGGTGCGGTCGCTCGGGGCATGGGAGGCGCGCCTCGCCGAGGCCGTCGCGGTGCCCGGCGAGCACGCGGGCTGGGGGCAGCGGCCGGTCGTCTTCGTGCCGGGACCCGTCGATCCGGAGCTCGCCGAGCGCGTGCGCCGCGAGCTGGCCGCGCGCCTCGGCCGCGTCGCGGGATCCGCCGTCGTCCGCGGCATCGACGCCATGCCGACGCTTCCGTCAGGCAAGCCCGACCGCCGGGCGCTGAAGGCGCTGGCCGACGCGGATCCGCGCGGCTGA
- a CDS encoding zinc-binding alcohol dehydrogenase family protein, with protein MSRTMRAVVIDAPGDPEVLRLREIPVPVPRAGEVLIRVEAFGLNRSELHFRRGVGDFGSFPRVPGIEAVGTVESAPGGEHEPGTQVAALMGGMGRTFDGGYAEHALVPATSVVPFTSALDWAVLGAVPEMLQTAHGSLTTGVGVRPGDTLLIRGGTSSVGLASIVLAKMHGATVIATTRNPDRADLLRVTGADHVVVDTGRIAEQVRAIVPGGVSGAIELIGTDTLPDTLRATAVHGTVCFSGMLADVWTIPDFYPMDVIPNGVRLTAYSGEASDLPASVLQGFLDAVAAGTATVPLARTYALDEIVQAHQDMEDGARVGKLVVVTR; from the coding sequence ATGAGCCGCACGATGCGCGCGGTCGTGATCGACGCCCCCGGCGACCCCGAGGTCCTGCGGCTCCGCGAGATCCCGGTGCCCGTCCCCCGGGCCGGCGAGGTCCTCATCCGCGTGGAGGCGTTCGGGCTGAACCGGTCGGAGCTGCACTTCCGACGGGGCGTCGGCGACTTCGGGAGCTTCCCGCGCGTGCCCGGCATCGAGGCCGTCGGCACCGTCGAGTCCGCACCCGGCGGCGAGCACGAGCCCGGGACCCAGGTCGCCGCGCTCATGGGCGGGATGGGCCGCACCTTCGACGGCGGCTACGCCGAGCACGCGCTCGTGCCGGCCACGAGCGTCGTGCCGTTCACCAGCGCCCTCGACTGGGCCGTGCTCGGAGCCGTCCCGGAGATGCTGCAGACCGCGCACGGCTCCCTCACCACGGGGGTCGGCGTCCGGCCCGGCGACACGCTGCTGATCCGCGGCGGCACCTCGTCCGTGGGGCTCGCGAGCATCGTCCTCGCCAAGATGCACGGCGCCACCGTCATCGCCACCACCCGCAACCCCGACCGAGCCGACCTGCTGCGGGTCACCGGCGCCGACCACGTGGTCGTCGACACCGGCCGCATCGCCGAGCAGGTGCGCGCGATTGTCCCCGGCGGAGTCTCCGGTGCCATCGAGCTGATCGGCACGGACACGCTGCCCGACACCCTCCGCGCCACCGCCGTGCACGGCACCGTCTGCTTCAGCGGGATGCTCGCCGACGTGTGGACCATCCCGGACTTCTACCCGATGGACGTGATCCCCAACGGCGTGCGCCTCACCGCCTACTCCGGGGAGGCGAGCGACCTGCCGGCGTCCGTGCTGCAGGGGTTCCTCGACGCCGTCGCGGCCGGCACCGCGACCGTGCCCCTCGCCCGGACGTACGCCCTCGACGAGATCGTGCAGGCCCACCAGGACATGGAGGACGGCGCGCGCGTCGGGAAGCTCGTCGTCGTCACCCGCTGA
- a CDS encoding MarR family winged helix-turn-helix transcriptional regulator has translation MSAQEYFAALVRHETDLWNAVERRMRSDGAVSLARLEVLRVVAAVPDGARVQDVATGVGGSIAAASRLLDRLDADGLLLRAPHPTDRRSVRSRLSPAGEAALATSDGRFVEALDTVLGHADAAAISAGIAALERMQRALEAGR, from the coding sequence ATGAGCGCCCAGGAGTACTTCGCCGCGCTGGTGCGGCACGAGACCGACCTCTGGAACGCCGTGGAGAGGCGGATGCGCAGCGACGGCGCCGTGAGCCTCGCGCGCCTCGAGGTGCTGCGGGTCGTCGCGGCCGTGCCCGACGGCGCCCGCGTGCAGGACGTCGCGACCGGCGTCGGCGGCTCCATCGCCGCGGCCAGCAGGCTGCTGGACCGCCTCGACGCCGACGGCCTCCTCCTCCGCGCACCCCATCCCACGGACCGGCGGAGCGTCCGCAGCCGCCTCTCCCCCGCCGGCGAGGCCGCGCTCGCCACGTCGGACGGACGCTTCGTCGAGGCGCTGGACACCGTCCTGGGCCACGCCGACGCCGCAGCGATCTCCGCGGGCATCGCCGCGCTCGAGCGCATGCAGCGGGCGCTGGAGGCGGGCCGATGA
- a CDS encoding ester cyclase — MTHDLRATMQRFLEFINSGDEAIGREVIHPDAAFMTPFSPEPLVGLDGYLQILAIMRGAISDVRWTVQQLVVEGDQVAARFELRGTHDGEFLGVPATGRPIAVGASAFYRFADGRIIDEVGQPDLLALLGQIGALPPALR, encoded by the coding sequence ATGACCCACGACCTGCGCGCCACGATGCAGCGGTTCCTCGAGTTCATCAACAGCGGCGACGAGGCGATCGGCCGCGAGGTGATCCACCCGGATGCGGCGTTCATGACGCCGTTCTCGCCCGAGCCCCTGGTCGGGCTCGACGGGTACCTCCAGATCCTCGCGATCATGCGCGGAGCAATCTCGGATGTCCGGTGGACCGTCCAGCAGCTCGTCGTCGAGGGCGATCAGGTGGCTGCTCGCTTCGAGCTCCGTGGCACGCACGACGGCGAGTTCTTGGGCGTCCCGGCGACGGGGAGGCCGATCGCCGTCGGCGCGAGCGCCTTCTACCGCTTCGCGGACGGCAGGATCATCGACGAGGTCGGGCAGCCCGACCTCCTCGCGCTGCTCGGTCAGATCGGCGCGCTCCCGCCCGCCCTCCGATGA
- a CDS encoding CsbD family protein, translating into MSADDKAQNTGEKLAGKAEEAFGKLTGDDSKVAEGEAKQAGASAKQAGENVKDVFRK; encoded by the coding sequence ATGAGTGCGGATGACAAGGCCCAGAACACCGGCGAGAAGCTCGCGGGGAAGGCCGAGGAGGCCTTCGGGAAGCTGACCGGCGACGACAGCAAGGTCGCCGAGGGCGAAGCGAAGCAGGCCGGGGCAAGCGCCAAGCAGGCCGGCGAGAACGTGAAGGACGTCTTCAGGAAGTAG
- a CDS encoding NUDIX hydrolase: MTSTPDPAGRPVVPVIDDDDDDDLDELDELDFDGPGDAARRRDPDDRPLRVAALALIRDRRVLMVRVQGHDVLYLPGGKIEPGEGARQALVREAAEEVGLDIDPATIEDLFTVLADAHGVHAGRLVSMTVYRAEPREGTRQEPVPSGEVAEVELVGSADADRCPPAGQAALERLVALRLID; the protein is encoded by the coding sequence GTGACATCGACCCCCGACCCGGCAGGACGCCCCGTCGTCCCGGTCATCGACGACGACGATGACGACGACCTCGACGAGCTGGACGAGCTCGACTTCGACGGGCCCGGGGACGCCGCCCGACGGCGCGATCCCGACGACCGGCCGCTCCGGGTGGCCGCGCTCGCCCTCATCCGCGACCGCCGAGTGCTGATGGTGCGCGTCCAGGGGCACGACGTGCTCTACCTGCCCGGCGGCAAGATCGAGCCCGGCGAGGGCGCGCGGCAGGCGCTCGTGCGCGAGGCCGCCGAGGAGGTGGGGCTCGACATCGACCCCGCCACGATCGAGGACCTCTTCACCGTCCTGGCCGACGCGCACGGCGTGCACGCGGGACGCCTCGTGAGCATGACCGTCTATCGCGCGGAACCGCGCGAGGGCACGCGGCAGGAGCCGGTGCCGTCCGGCGAGGTGGCGGAGGTGGAGCTCGTCGGATCCGCGGACGCGGACCGCTGCCCGCCCGCCGGGCAGGCCGCGCTGGAGCGCCTCGTGGCGCTTCGGCTCATCGACTGA
- a CDS encoding GNAT family N-acetyltransferase, with product MDGDLPALDPVEVRGPVRTDRLVLRPFTPDDVVAIEAYAESPGARPHLAGSAADPARMLADRLGWTRLAEVGDRLALAIELPAQGQRWSRVVGEVHLLLRDPGARQAELGVVLHEDVRGAGVAVEAADRILELAFAEVGVHRVACRVDAADATALGLAGRLGMRREGLLVHDRWVGGAWADTVVVALLDVEWAARTSLDGL from the coding sequence GTGGACGGCGACCTGCCCGCGCTCGACCCGGTCGAGGTGCGCGGTCCCGTCCGCACTGATCGGCTCGTGCTGCGGCCGTTCACGCCGGACGACGTGGTCGCGATCGAGGCGTACGCGGAGTCCCCCGGCGCGCGGCCGCACCTCGCCGGATCCGCGGCCGACCCCGCGCGTATGCTCGCCGACCGCCTCGGCTGGACCCGGCTGGCGGAGGTGGGCGACCGGCTCGCCCTCGCGATCGAGCTGCCCGCCCAGGGCCAGCGGTGGTCGCGCGTGGTCGGCGAGGTGCACCTGCTGCTGCGCGATCCCGGGGCACGGCAGGCGGAGCTCGGCGTGGTCCTGCACGAGGACGTGCGGGGCGCTGGCGTCGCGGTGGAGGCGGCGGACCGGATCCTCGAGCTCGCCTTCGCCGAGGTGGGCGTGCACCGCGTCGCCTGCCGGGTCGACGCGGCGGACGCGACCGCGCTCGGGCTGGCCGGGCGCCTCGGCATGCGGCGCGAGGGGCTCCTGGTGCACGACCGGTGGGTCGGCGGAGCGTGGGCCGATACCGTTGTCGTCGCCCTGCTCGACGTGGAGTGGGCGGCTCGCACGAGCCTCGACGGACTGTAG
- a CDS encoding GNAT family N-acetyltransferase, translated as MRPRILRGPRLDAPLRMTEPVRTERLVIRPYTADDLDDYADIQRRPDVVEYMFWPLRDREASKRHLAARRRKTRLEQSNDFLGLAVELPDEPSLNPRAGSGRVVGDVSLLLRNAASRQLEIGWVMNPDFAGRGYATEASRAMLDIAFQRAGAHRVLAQLDARNTSSARMAERLGMRREGHFREEHLVKGEWVDSLYYAVLADEWATTTPAAT; from the coding sequence GTGAGGCCCCGCATCCTCCGCGGCCCGCGCCTCGACGCGCCGCTCAGGATGACGGAGCCCGTGCGCACCGAGCGCCTGGTGATCCGGCCCTACACGGCCGACGACCTCGACGACTACGCCGACATCCAGCGCCGACCCGACGTGGTCGAGTACATGTTCTGGCCGCTCCGCGACCGCGAGGCGTCCAAGCGCCACCTGGCCGCCCGCCGCCGGAAGACCCGGCTCGAGCAGTCGAACGACTTCCTCGGGCTCGCCGTCGAGCTGCCAGACGAGCCGAGCCTCAACCCGCGCGCGGGATCCGGCCGCGTCGTCGGCGACGTGTCCCTCCTCCTCCGCAACGCGGCCTCGCGCCAGCTCGAGATCGGCTGGGTCATGAACCCGGACTTCGCCGGCCGCGGCTACGCCACCGAGGCCAGCCGCGCCATGCTCGACATCGCCTTCCAGCGCGCGGGCGCCCACCGCGTCCTCGCGCAGCTCGACGCCCGCAACACCTCGTCCGCCCGCATGGCCGAGCGCCTCGGCATGCGCCGGGAGGGGCACTTCCGCGAGGAGCACCTCGTGAAGGGCGAGTGGGTCGACAGCCTCTACTACGCCGTGCTGGCCGACGAGTGGGCGACGACGACGCCCGCCGCCACCTGA
- a CDS encoding glutamyl-tRNA reductase, with amino-acid sequence MLICLTASHHNASFEVLEKLSVAAPSVAGALMEQNDFIAGAVVLATCNRFEAYLDVEEPLTAARALAVEATVDVVSGASGIARDDVRGSVDVKCGDAVAEHLFAVSSGLESVVVGEGEIAGQVRRALEGARTGGTTSTGLERLFQTASNTSRGVKTRTGLQSAGRSMVRLALDLAESRIADWSATRVLLVGTGAYAGASLAALRDRGVVDVHVYSPSGRAQKFAGPHGIPAVEGRDLLRALAASDMVVTCSTAPTAVLAAHHMQGAAAVSGDGRRRLVIDLGLPRNVDPDVVTVDGVELLDLETISLHAPLRDLTATDDAREIVSTAAAEFRAASAEDEVAPAVVALRTHIFDVLEGELERVRKRGDSSHATEKALRHLVSVLVHQPSVRARELARQGEGARVVDAVQALFGLDVEMPAAVSSPVAVALSRTAEAGQAS; translated from the coding sequence GTGCTCATATGTCTGACGGCGAGTCATCACAACGCCAGCTTCGAGGTCCTCGAGAAGCTGTCCGTGGCCGCACCCTCCGTCGCCGGCGCGCTCATGGAGCAGAACGACTTCATCGCGGGGGCCGTCGTCCTCGCCACCTGCAACCGGTTCGAGGCCTACCTCGACGTGGAGGAGCCCCTCACAGCGGCCCGCGCGCTGGCCGTCGAGGCCACGGTCGACGTGGTCAGCGGCGCCAGCGGCATCGCCCGCGACGACGTCCGCGGCAGCGTCGACGTGAAGTGCGGCGACGCGGTCGCCGAGCACCTCTTCGCCGTCTCCTCCGGCCTCGAGTCCGTCGTCGTCGGCGAGGGCGAGATCGCGGGCCAGGTCCGCCGGGCGCTCGAGGGCGCCCGCACCGGCGGCACCACGAGCACCGGCCTCGAGCGCCTCTTCCAGACCGCGTCCAACACGTCGCGCGGCGTCAAGACCCGCACGGGCCTGCAGAGCGCCGGACGGTCCATGGTCCGGCTCGCGCTGGACCTCGCCGAGAGCCGCATCGCCGACTGGTCGGCCACCCGCGTCCTCCTCGTCGGCACGGGCGCCTACGCGGGCGCGAGCCTCGCCGCGCTCCGCGACCGCGGCGTCGTCGACGTGCACGTCTACTCCCCCTCGGGCCGCGCGCAGAAGTTCGCGGGCCCGCACGGCATCCCCGCCGTCGAGGGCCGTGACCTCCTCCGGGCGCTCGCGGCCTCCGACATGGTCGTCACCTGCAGCACCGCGCCCACCGCCGTGCTCGCCGCGCACCACATGCAGGGCGCGGCAGCGGTGTCGGGCGACGGGCGCCGCCGCCTCGTCATCGACCTCGGCCTCCCCCGCAACGTGGATCCCGACGTCGTCACGGTCGATGGCGTCGAGCTGCTCGACCTCGAGACCATCAGCCTGCACGCGCCGCTGCGCGACCTCACCGCCACGGACGACGCGCGCGAGATCGTCAGCACCGCCGCGGCCGAGTTCCGCGCGGCGAGCGCCGAGGACGAGGTGGCCCCCGCCGTGGTGGCGCTCCGCACGCACATCTTCGACGTCCTCGAGGGCGAGCTGGAGCGCGTGCGCAAGCGCGGCGACTCCTCCCACGCCACCGAGAAGGCGCTCCGCCACCTGGTGAGCGTCCTCGTCCACCAGCCCTCCGTGCGCGCCCGCGAGCTCGCGCGCCAGGGCGAGGGCGCGCGCGTGGTGGACGCCGTCCAGGCGCTCTTCGGCCTCGACGTGGAGATGCCCGCCGCGGTGTCCTCCCCCGTCGCCGTCGCGCTCTCGCGCACGGCCGAGGCGGGCCAGGCGTCGTGA
- the hemE gene encoding uroporphyrinogen decarboxylase: MISSVITPSSSAASAPSSAVVPLPAEHPLNTRTASSLLVEAYRGRRGERAPVWFMRQAGRSLPEYRELRVGTRMLDACLDPEMASEITLQPVRRHHVDAGIFFSDIVIPLKLAGVGVDIVAGRGPVLEKPVRTAADVAALPSLDPAALEPIRQAVARTVAELGDTPLIGFAGAPFTLAAYLVEGGPSKDHIAARGLMHADPDAWDALMRWCAEITGLFLHAQVMAGASAAQLFDSWAGGLSLADYTQRVAPASALALDHVRTITAADGRTVPLVHFGVGTGELLGAMHDVGVDAVGVDWRIPLDEASRRLGGSVPVQGNVDPALLAAPWPILEAHVRDVLERGKAAPAHILNLGHGVPPETDPTVLTRIVDLVRE; this comes from the coding sequence ATGATCTCCTCCGTGATCACGCCCAGCTCCTCCGCCGCCTCAGCGCCCTCGTCCGCCGTCGTCCCGCTCCCTGCGGAGCATCCGCTCAACACGCGCACCGCGTCGTCGCTCCTCGTCGAGGCGTACCGCGGTCGTCGCGGCGAGCGCGCCCCCGTGTGGTTCATGCGCCAGGCCGGCCGGTCTCTGCCCGAGTACCGCGAGCTGCGCGTGGGCACGCGCATGCTCGACGCGTGCCTCGACCCGGAGATGGCCAGCGAGATCACGCTGCAGCCGGTGCGCCGCCACCACGTGGACGCGGGCATCTTCTTCAGCGACATCGTCATCCCGCTGAAGCTCGCGGGCGTGGGGGTCGACATCGTCGCGGGCCGCGGCCCGGTGCTGGAGAAGCCCGTGCGCACCGCGGCCGACGTCGCCGCGCTGCCGTCGCTGGACCCGGCCGCCCTCGAACCCATCCGCCAGGCGGTCGCGCGCACGGTCGCCGAGCTGGGCGACACCCCGCTAATCGGCTTCGCGGGCGCCCCGTTCACGCTCGCCGCGTACCTCGTGGAGGGCGGACCGAGCAAGGACCACATCGCGGCGCGCGGCCTCATGCACGCGGATCCCGACGCCTGGGACGCCCTCATGCGCTGGTGCGCCGAGATCACGGGCCTCTTCCTGCACGCGCAGGTCATGGCCGGCGCCAGCGCCGCGCAGCTCTTCGACTCGTGGGCCGGCGGCCTCTCGCTCGCCGACTACACGCAGCGCGTCGCCCCGGCGTCCGCCCTCGCGCTCGACCACGTCCGCACCATCACGGCCGCGGACGGCCGCACGGTGCCGCTCGTCCACTTCGGCGTCGGCACGGGGGAGCTGCTCGGCGCGATGCACGACGTGGGCGTCGACGCGGTGGGCGTCGACTGGCGCATCCCGCTCGACGAGGCGTCGCGGCGGCTCGGCGGATCCGTGCCCGTCCAGGGCAACGTCGACCCGGCGCTCCTCGCCGCCCCGTGGCCGATCCTCGAGGCGCACGTCCGCGACGTGCTCGAGCGCGGGAAGGCGGCGCCTGCGCACATCCTGAACCTCGGCCACGGCGTCCCGCCCGAGACCGACCCGACCGTGCTCACCCGCATCGTGGACCTCGTCCGTGAGTAG
- the hemG gene encoding protoporphyrinogen oxidase yields the protein MSSDPRQAAGEVDPTDVVVIGGGVGGLIAARACALAGKRVILVEASPSLGGTVGSHVVDGLRLDSGAESFATRRGTVATFLGELGLADLIVQPNPDGAWVQLAERAIQLPRTGLLGIPAHPFDATIATAIGRAGVARAKADLLLPAAVGAKERTLGGLVRARMGDRVVDRLVAPIVSGVHSAHPDEVDADAVAPGLRAGLAEQGSLGRAVASMRAASPAGSAVSGIVGGVHLLVDALVADLARLGVDVRTSLAVEAVHRHRSHEGAAAYDDWHVELADGRGVDAAGVILAIPAAGLIHLFQGLAPRAVTEGWPAPSSVELVTLVVRAPELDAAPRGTGVLVAADAPGIRAKALTHATAKWPWLKEQAGDRHVLRLSYGRAGGDDDTAGVPDDELTAIAVHDASALLGVDLAGRVTGSARVRWTNALPFAASGHRERVQAVRDEAAEHPGLEITGSAVAGTGLASVVADAQAAAARLLAR from the coding sequence GTGAGTAGCGACCCGCGGCAGGCAGCCGGCGAGGTCGACCCGACCGACGTCGTCGTGATCGGCGGCGGCGTGGGCGGCCTCATCGCCGCGCGCGCCTGCGCCCTCGCCGGGAAGCGCGTGATCCTCGTGGAGGCGTCGCCCTCGCTCGGCGGCACCGTCGGATCCCACGTGGTGGACGGCCTCCGCCTCGACAGCGGCGCCGAGAGCTTCGCCACCCGCCGCGGCACCGTCGCCACGTTCCTGGGGGAGCTGGGCCTCGCGGACCTGATCGTGCAGCCGAACCCGGACGGGGCGTGGGTGCAGCTCGCCGAACGCGCCATCCAGCTGCCGCGCACGGGCCTGCTCGGGATCCCCGCGCACCCGTTCGACGCCACCATCGCGACCGCGATCGGCCGGGCCGGCGTCGCCCGCGCCAAGGCCGACCTCCTCCTCCCCGCCGCCGTCGGCGCGAAGGAGCGCACGCTCGGCGGCCTCGTCCGCGCCCGCATGGGCGACCGCGTGGTCGACCGGCTGGTCGCCCCCATCGTCTCCGGCGTGCACAGCGCCCACCCCGACGAGGTCGACGCCGACGCGGTCGCGCCCGGCCTCCGCGCCGGGCTCGCCGAGCAGGGGTCGCTGGGGCGCGCGGTCGCGTCGATGCGCGCCGCTTCTCCCGCGGGATCCGCCGTCAGCGGCATCGTCGGCGGCGTGCACCTGCTGGTGGACGCGCTGGTCGCCGACCTCGCGCGCCTCGGCGTCGACGTCCGCACGTCGCTCGCGGTCGAGGCCGTGCACCGGCACCGCTCCCACGAGGGCGCCGCCGCGTACGACGACTGGCACGTCGAGCTCGCCGACGGCCGGGGCGTCGACGCGGCGGGCGTCATCCTCGCCATCCCCGCGGCGGGCCTCATCCACCTCTTCCAGGGACTCGCGCCGCGCGCGGTCACGGAGGGCTGGCCCGCGCCGTCCTCCGTCGAGCTGGTCACGCTCGTCGTGCGCGCGCCCGAGCTCGACGCCGCTCCGCGCGGCACCGGCGTGCTGGTCGCGGCCGACGCCCCGGGGATCCGCGCCAAGGCCCTCACGCACGCCACCGCCAAGTGGCCGTGGCTGAAGGAGCAGGCGGGCGACCGCCACGTGCTCCGCCTCTCCTACGGGCGCGCGGGCGGTGACGACGACACCGCGGGCGTCCCCGACGACGAGCTCACCGCGATCGCCGTCCACGACGCGTCGGCGCTGCTCGGCGTCGACCTCGCCGGCCGCGTCACCGGATCCGCCCGCGTGCGCTGGACCAACGCCCTCCCGTTCGCCGCGTCCGGCCACCGCGAGCGCGTGCAGGCCGTGCGCGACGAGGCGGCCGAGCATCCGGGGCTCGAGATCACCGGGTCCGCCGTCGCGGGCACCGGGCTCGCCTCCGTGGTGGCGGACGCGCAGGCCGCCGCGGCGCGCCTCCTGGCGCGCTGA